A single genomic interval of Sulfurovum sp. TSL6 harbors:
- a CDS encoding LptF/LptG family permease, translating into MSLFNPSLHFRYLVKLYSKNLLSILFGLSFAFAAIDYFQHLQKLDVASNYKILYIFYMWQEALGLLYPLAIVFALIMTKLSLIKNNTMGALHAFGYDKKRLFVPLFAVGSLTYIIFLTLHTTEFSYAKDKAEFLLENRRGTYNVNELFFKYNDTFVYITKLDPIEKKIEDITIFKVEGYQVRYTINAPVATFDGEIWTAHDATLKTHIYENGELKRYAIEHKERIETLEGYKPKIIESLYEGKALNIVDAYTTWELLNKQNLSSDKIRAALYDKVVVPLFSLALLLILFFKLPFHARMMNMGGVIALSLAATFVIWGILFGLSQMGANGVLLPELTAVLPVILLWTYAIHVYFTDERSLV; encoded by the coding sequence ATGAGTCTGTTTAACCCTTCATTGCACTTTAGATATTTAGTCAAACTCTATAGTAAAAATCTATTGTCGATATTATTCGGTCTCTCTTTTGCTTTTGCTGCGATTGATTATTTTCAACATTTACAGAAGCTTGATGTTGCTTCAAACTATAAAATACTTTACATCTTTTACATGTGGCAGGAAGCACTGGGCTTACTATACCCATTGGCCATTGTTTTTGCGCTGATCATGACGAAGCTCTCACTGATCAAAAATAACACGATGGGAGCGCTGCATGCCTTTGGATATGACAAAAAAAGACTTTTTGTACCATTATTCGCAGTAGGATCTTTGACATATATCATTTTTTTAACCTTGCATACCACAGAGTTTTCTTATGCAAAAGACAAAGCAGAATTTCTTCTAGAAAATAGGCGGGGTACCTATAATGTGAATGAACTTTTTTTCAAATACAATGATACCTTTGTTTATATCACCAAGCTTGATCCTATAGAAAAAAAGATAGAAGATATTACGATTTTCAAAGTAGAAGGGTATCAGGTACGGTATACGATCAATGCGCCTGTAGCAACATTTGACGGTGAAATATGGACTGCGCATGATGCAACATTGAAAACACATATTTATGAAAATGGCGAATTGAAAAGATATGCCATAGAACATAAAGAGCGTATAGAAACATTAGAGGGCTATAAACCTAAGATCATAGAGTCACTTTATGAGGGTAAAGCATTGAATATAGTAGATGCCTATACGACATGGGAGTTACTCAATAAACAAAATCTGAGTTCAGATAAGATCAGGGCAGCCTTGTATGACAAAGTGGTCGTACCACTTTTTTCACTAGCCTTATTGCTTATTTTATTTTTCAAACTCCCTTTTCATGCCAGAATGATGAATATGGGTGGGGTGATCGCACTCTCTTTGGCTGCAACATTTGTCATTTGGGGTATATTGTTTGGTTTAAGTCAAATGGGGGCAAACGGTGTTTTGCTTCCAGAATTGACAGCGGTATTGCCTGTTATTCTTTTGTGGACCTATGCCATTCATGTCTATTTTACAGATGAAAGAAGCCTTGTATAA
- the pth gene encoding aminoacyl-tRNA hydrolase: MILFVGLGNPGSQYENTRHNIGFKVIDKLVNDFNARDISKTSFQGKLYRAANSLFLKPTTFMNLSGKSVQPVKHFFKVELEDIIVIHDDIDLPFGAVRFKRGGGHGGHNGLKSLDTHITKEYLRVRVGVGKPEHKSQVSDYVLHDFSQEENLMLERLISHVAEACKVLSQEELNEVKSKYSLKSIEGLSL; this comes from the coding sequence GTGATACTTTTCGTAGGTCTAGGTAATCCGGGATCACAATACGAAAATACACGACACAATATCGGTTTTAAAGTCATTGATAAGCTTGTCAATGACTTTAATGCCAGAGATATATCCAAAACTTCTTTTCAGGGCAAGCTTTATCGCGCTGCCAATTCACTTTTTTTAAAACCTACCACATTCATGAATCTTTCAGGTAAGTCTGTACAGCCTGTGAAACATTTTTTTAAAGTAGAACTTGAAGATATTATTGTGATCCATGATGATATTGACCTCCCTTTTGGTGCGGTACGTTTTAAAAGAGGTGGAGGCCATGGTGGTCACAATGGACTTAAGTCTCTTGATACACATATCACAAAAGAGTATTTACGTGTGAGAGTAGGTGTCGGTAAGCCAGAACATAAGTCACAGGTATCAGATTATGTCTTGCATGACTTTTCCCAAGAGGAAAATCTAATGTTAGAGCGTTTGATATCCCATGTAGCTGAGGCTTGTAAAGTGTTATCCCAAGAGGAACTTAATGAAGTGAAGTCAAAGTACAGTTTGAAGTCCATAGAAGGCTTAAGTCTATGA
- a CDS encoding type IV pilus twitching motility protein PilT codes for MEEKLKLYLRSMISNSGSDLHLKAGSQVRVRVHGVLKVLGKDELSAEMMDKLAQEITTADQYEKLQTDRNLDFSYVLGDENRFRVNFFFQMDGLSAVFRIIPVKILTLDELNLPPVIKTFTQIQRGLVLVTGVTGSGKSTTLAAILDKINRESKKHIITVEDPIEFVHKDRGCLINQRGIGPDAHSFSDALRAALREDPDIILVGEMRDLETIDIALHAANTGHLVFSTLHTLDAKETIDRIVGMFGNEEQNRIRMSLASVLEGVISQRLIPTKRGGRVAGIEILKKTARIEQLIAENRDAEIPDALFEGKEIYGTQTFDQALLDILRRGEITEEIALEYATNPADMKLKMQGVGKGAIVDEQAQKKELEVFGFKDDEE; via the coding sequence ATGGAAGAAAAACTCAAGCTCTACCTTAGAAGCATGATCAGCAATAGCGGGAGTGACCTTCATCTTAAAGCTGGTTCACAAGTCAGGGTACGTGTACATGGTGTACTAAAGGTATTGGGTAAAGATGAGCTGAGTGCAGAGATGATGGACAAGTTGGCTCAGGAAATCACGACTGCAGATCAATATGAGAAACTACAAACAGATAGAAACCTGGATTTTTCCTATGTATTGGGAGATGAAAATAGATTTCGTGTAAACTTCTTTTTTCAAATGGATGGTTTGAGCGCGGTTTTCCGTATTATTCCAGTAAAGATATTGACACTGGATGAACTCAATCTACCACCGGTGATCAAAACATTTACACAGATACAAAGAGGCCTTGTGCTTGTAACCGGAGTGACCGGTTCTGGTAAATCAACGACGCTTGCAGCTATCTTAGACAAGATCAACAGGGAATCGAAAAAACATATCATTACGGTCGAAGACCCTATAGAGTTTGTACACAAAGATAGAGGATGTCTGATAAACCAAAGAGGTATAGGTCCGGATGCACACTCTTTTTCCGATGCACTAAGAGCAGCACTGAGGGAAGATCCGGATATCATACTTGTAGGGGAGATGAGGGACTTGGAGACGATCGATATCGCGCTTCACGCAGCTAATACGGGACACCTTGTTTTTTCAACACTGCATACACTGGACGCGAAAGAGACGATAGACAGAATTGTCGGTATGTTCGGTAATGAAGAACAAAACCGTATTCGTATGTCTCTTGCTTCGGTACTTGAAGGTGTTATTTCACAAAGACTTATTCCTACGAAGCGTGGAGGAAGGGTTGCAGGGATTGAAATCCTTAAAAAAACGGCAAGGATCGAGCAACTCATCGCTGAAAACAGAGATGCAGAGATCCCTGATGCTCTTTTTGAAGGGAAAGAGATCTACGGTACGCAGACTTTTGACCAGGCACTTTTAGATATTTTACGTAGAGGAGAGATCACAGAAGAGATCGCACTTGAATATGCAACCAATCCTGCAGATATGAAACTTAAAATGCAAGGGGTTGGAAAAGGTGCGATCGTTGATGAGCAGGCCCAGAAAAAAGAGCTCGAAGTCTTTGGGTTTAAGGATGATGAAGAATAA
- a CDS encoding 50S ribosomal protein L25/general stress protein Ctc, producing MLEGIVRESIGKRNAKQLKRDGYLIANIYANGVENINAAFKRGEFARTVRNKETLAFPVKVGDKEINVFIQEYQLHPVNGDVTHVDLRVAVPGQVTNFLVPVITHGTPVGLKNKGVLVMSKKRLKVRGAIEDMPAKFDLDVEPLNRDDSILVRDVEVPANCKMMDRPDVAICGVIKAK from the coding sequence ATGTTAGAAGGTATCGTTAGAGAGAGTATCGGTAAGCGTAATGCAAAGCAGCTTAAAAGAGATGGTTATCTAATCGCAAACATTTATGCAAATGGTGTTGAAAATATCAACGCTGCATTTAAACGTGGAGAATTCGCAAGAACAGTAAGAAACAAAGAGACACTTGCATTCCCAGTGAAAGTTGGCGATAAAGAGATCAATGTATTTATTCAAGAGTATCAACTACACCCAGTAAACGGTGATGTAACTCACGTAGACCTAAGAGTAGCAGTACCAGGTCAAGTAACAAACTTCCTTGTACCGGTAATTACTCACGGGACACCAGTTGGTCTTAAAAACAAAGGTGTACTTGTGATGTCTAAAAAGAGATTAAAAGTAAGAGGCGCTATCGAAGATATGCCAGCAAAATTTGATCTTGATGTTGAACCATTGAACAGAGATGATTCAATTCTTGTAAGAGATGTTGAAGTACCTGCAAACTGTAAAATGATGGACAGACCAGATGTTGCTATCTGTGGTGTGATCAAAGCTAAATAA
- the aat gene encoding leucyl/phenylalanyl-tRNA--protein transferase, producing MASEFEEDDYFIPPLRKDSTAFPDPRSASDEGLLAYGGDLSPQRLIAAYKKGIFPWYSQGDPILWWSPNPRLLLYPEKFKVRKSFRRVLRSGKFTVTFDERFTDVIKQCATVYREGQESTWIVSDIEEAYIRLHEEGFAHSVEVYKEGKLVGGLYGIALGKAFFGESMFSLVADASKVAFKALSDVLGRRGYDFIDCQMKTDHMIGLGAEVVERDIFLDALEETLEKPTDLGSWQHFTWEYKDG from the coding sequence TTGGCGTCTGAGTTTGAGGAGGATGACTATTTTATCCCTCCGCTACGTAAGGATTCTACGGCGTTTCCCGATCCTCGTTCAGCTTCAGATGAAGGTCTTCTTGCCTATGGAGGGGATCTCTCACCGCAGCGATTGATCGCCGCATACAAAAAAGGGATATTTCCCTGGTACAGTCAAGGTGATCCTATACTCTGGTGGTCACCTAACCCACGCCTTCTACTGTATCCTGAAAAGTTTAAAGTACGTAAATCATTTAGAAGGGTATTGCGTTCCGGAAAATTCACTGTCACTTTTGATGAAAGGTTTACCGATGTCATCAAACAATGTGCAACCGTCTATAGAGAAGGTCAGGAGAGCACTTGGATCGTTAGTGATATAGAGGAAGCCTATATACGCTTGCATGAAGAGGGGTTTGCACATAGTGTGGAAGTTTATAAAGAGGGAAAACTTGTAGGCGGACTTTATGGCATTGCTCTGGGGAAAGCGTTTTTTGGTGAATCGATGTTCTCTTTGGTTGCAGATGCATCCAAGGTCGCTTTCAAAGCACTAAGTGATGTTTTAGGCAGGAGAGGCTATGATTTTATAGATTGTCAGATGAAAACAGATCATATGATAGGTTTAGGCGCTGAGGTGGTTGAGAGAGATATCTTTCTTGATGCACTGGAAGAGACGCTTGAAAAACCTACTGATCTTGGTTCATGGCAGCATTTTACGTGGGAGTACAAAGATGGTTAA
- the clpA gene encoding ATP-dependent Clp protease ATP-binding subunit ClpA yields the protein MISIALNDVFKAAVGYAKENRHEYLTVEHVFLSIVKSAAGQEILSILDADLKRLESGIAEHITKTIPSLKEAVEPFETVALSRAINDMMTHIHSSGRTEASIGDMIAAIFMQEHSYAVYLMKKEGIARVDVLEVISHRYDKVKGGTVEKKEGETLLEQFTVELVSLAKTGKIDPVVGRIDEIERVMQTLCRRKKNNPLLVGEPGVGKTAIAEGLALKISEGDVPEILKNAKVFALDMGGLVAGTKYRGDFEKRLKGIIKELTVEKDAILFIDEIHTMVGAGATTGGSMDASNLLKPALARGDLKCIGATTYAEFRNFFDKDKALSRRFAKVDVEEPSLEDTMTILKGIKHKYEDYHNITFTDASLQSAIDLSVKYLHDRFLPDKAMDIIDEVGAHFMLRGEEGVTVKPKDIEESVAKIMKLPSTVIGTDDTKKLQSLEKDLASHIIGQDEAITALATAIKRSYAGLNAPNRPIGSFLFVGPTGVGKTELATQLAKTMHVHFERLDMSEYMEAHTISRLVGAPPGYVGYEQGGLLTEMIKKHPHTVLLLDEVEKAHPDIMNILLQVMDGAKLTDNNGVVSDFKNVILIMTSNIGTKEANVMGFNKDTSVKTDKALAAFFSPEFRNRLSATIEFNALGLDALVTIVDKELDKLNLLLKPKKVKVTLGKKAKEYLAKEGYDERYGARHIARVIDAKVKEALTDEILFGKLKKGGSVKVSYKNEKLDFSFDSK from the coding sequence ATGATTAGTATTGCACTGAATGACGTATTTAAAGCAGCTGTAGGATATGCTAAAGAGAACAGACATGAATATTTAACCGTAGAGCATGTATTCCTGTCGATAGTGAAAAGTGCAGCAGGTCAAGAGATACTTTCTATACTTGATGCAGATCTTAAGAGATTGGAATCAGGTATTGCCGAGCACATTACCAAGACCATTCCTTCACTGAAAGAGGCGGTTGAACCTTTTGAGACTGTGGCACTGTCCCGTGCTATCAATGACATGATGACACATATCCACAGTTCAGGGAGAACAGAAGCCAGTATCGGTGATATGATAGCAGCAATCTTTATGCAAGAACACTCCTATGCGGTGTACCTCATGAAAAAAGAGGGTATAGCCCGTGTAGATGTACTTGAAGTGATATCACATCGTTATGATAAAGTAAAAGGTGGTACAGTAGAGAAAAAAGAGGGAGAGACACTTTTAGAGCAGTTTACCGTGGAGCTTGTATCCTTGGCTAAAACAGGCAAAATAGACCCGGTAGTAGGCCGTATAGATGAAATAGAACGTGTGATGCAGACACTCTGTAGACGTAAGAAGAACAATCCTCTGCTTGTGGGTGAACCAGGAGTGGGGAAAACAGCCATTGCTGAAGGTTTAGCACTGAAGATCTCTGAAGGTGATGTACCCGAAATACTTAAAAACGCAAAAGTATTTGCTTTAGATATGGGTGGATTGGTTGCAGGTACAAAATACAGAGGTGATTTTGAAAAACGTCTCAAAGGTATCATCAAGGAACTGACCGTAGAAAAAGATGCCATTTTGTTTATCGATGAGATCCATACCATGGTAGGAGCAGGGGCAACAACCGGTGGAAGTATGGATGCATCCAACTTACTGAAACCTGCACTTGCACGTGGTGACCTGAAGTGTATCGGTGCAACGACCTATGCAGAGTTCAGAAACTTTTTTGACAAAGACAAGGCACTCAGCCGTAGATTTGCCAAAGTAGATGTGGAAGAACCGAGTCTTGAAGATACGATGACGATCCTAAAAGGTATCAAACATAAATACGAAGACTATCATAACATCACATTTACGGACGCGTCACTACAGTCGGCTATCGACCTTTCTGTAAAGTATCTGCATGACAGATTCCTGCCGGATAAAGCGATGGATATCATCGATGAGGTCGGTGCACACTTTATGCTAAGAGGAGAAGAGGGTGTAACGGTCAAGCCTAAAGACATTGAAGAGAGTGTAGCAAAGATCATGAAACTTCCTTCAACGGTCATAGGTACGGACGATACAAAAAAACTTCAATCATTGGAAAAAGATCTGGCATCACATATCATCGGACAGGATGAAGCGATCACTGCCTTAGCAACAGCTATTAAGCGTTCGTATGCCGGGCTGAATGCACCTAACAGACCTATAGGAAGTTTTTTGTTCGTAGGACCTACAGGTGTGGGTAAAACGGAACTTGCCACACAGCTTGCCAAAACCATGCATGTGCATTTTGAAAGATTGGATATGAGTGAATACATGGAAGCACATACCATCAGCCGTTTGGTCGGTGCGCCTCCAGGATATGTAGGGTATGAGCAAGGCGGATTGTTGACCGAAATGATCAAAAAACATCCGCATACGGTCTTGCTTCTTGATGAGGTTGAAAAAGCACACCCTGATATCATGAACATTCTCCTTCAGGTGATGGATGGTGCGAAGTTGACAGATAACAACGGGGTGGTCTCTGATTTTAAAAATGTAATACTTATCATGACCTCGAACATCGGTACCAAAGAAGCCAATGTCATGGGCTTCAATAAAGATACTTCTGTCAAAACAGATAAAGCACTGGCAGCTTTCTTCTCTCCTGAATTTAGAAACCGTCTCAGTGCTACCATCGAATTTAATGCACTCGGACTGGATGCACTTGTGACTATCGTCGATAAAGAGTTAGATAAATTGAACCTCTTGCTTAAACCTAAAAAAGTCAAAGTGACCTTGGGTAAAAAAGCCAAAGAGTATTTGGCCAAGGAGGGGTACGATGAACGTTATGGTGCCAGACACATTGCACGTGTGATAGATGCCAAGGTCAAAGAAGCACTGACCGATGAGATACTTTTTGGAAAACTTAAAAAAGGCGGTTCAGTCAAAGTAAGCTATAAAAATGAGAAATTAGATTTTTCATTTGACAGTAAATAA
- the lysA gene encoding diaminopimelate decarboxylase, producing the protein MNIDYKALANKYGTPLYMYDFDYIENRYTTLKDAFAGKKSLINYAVKANSNLSVIAHLAKLGAGADCVSIGEVKRALTAGVDKYKIIFSGVGKRDDEIREALEQDILLLNLESEAEMKRVEMVAKELGKEARISIRVNPNIDPQTHPYISTGLHENKFGVEIDMAKRMYIYANKSEFLNPVGIHFHIGSQLTNIEPIREACGIVADLVRSLKAIKIDIKFFDVGGGIGVVYDDEVTIPAEAYTQAIFDATKGLDVTLLCEPGRYMVANAGAFFTKVLYEKINDGKRFVIVDGGMNDLIRPSLYNAYHKIEAVLKEGENTPADVVGPVCESGDFFGKNVPLPPLEHNDLIVVHSAGAYGFTMASNYNTRAKAAEVALEGGKDRLIRKRETYEDQVRLELEYLEK; encoded by the coding sequence ATGAATATTGATTATAAAGCATTGGCAAACAAATATGGTACGCCTTTGTATATGTATGATTTTGATTATATTGAAAATAGATATACCACACTTAAAGATGCTTTTGCAGGTAAAAAATCACTCATCAATTATGCAGTAAAAGCAAACTCGAACCTTTCTGTTATTGCACACTTGGCTAAGCTTGGTGCTGGCGCTGACTGTGTGAGTATCGGTGAAGTCAAACGTGCACTGACTGCAGGGGTCGATAAATATAAGATCATTTTTTCTGGTGTAGGAAAACGTGATGATGAGATACGTGAAGCACTGGAACAAGATATTTTACTGCTTAACTTAGAGAGTGAAGCGGAGATGAAACGTGTAGAGATGGTGGCTAAAGAACTGGGTAAAGAAGCACGTATTTCTATCCGTGTGAATCCTAATATCGATCCACAAACACACCCCTATATTTCAACAGGATTGCATGAAAATAAATTTGGTGTAGAGATAGATATGGCAAAACGTATGTATATTTATGCCAATAAATCGGAGTTTTTAAATCCTGTAGGTATCCATTTCCATATAGGTTCTCAGCTTACAAATATTGAACCTATACGTGAAGCATGCGGTATCGTAGCAGACCTGGTCCGTTCACTTAAAGCGATCAAGATCGATATTAAGTTCTTTGATGTGGGTGGGGGTATCGGAGTAGTGTATGATGATGAAGTTACGATTCCTGCAGAGGCATATACCCAAGCGATATTTGATGCAACCAAAGGGCTTGATGTGACACTGCTTTGTGAACCAGGGCGTTATATGGTAGCCAATGCAGGGGCATTTTTTACCAAGGTGCTCTATGAAAAAATAAATGACGGGAAACGTTTTGTCATTGTGGACGGTGGGATGAATGACCTTATCCGTCCAAGCCTGTATAATGCATATCATAAGATTGAAGCGGTACTCAAAGAGGGTGAAAATACACCGGCAGATGTAGTGGGACCAGTATGTGAAAGTGGTGATTTTTTCGGTAAAAATGTACCGCTTCCGCCTTTGGAACATAATGATCTTATCGTGGTCCACTCTGCTGGTGCCTACGGGTTTACGATGGCAAGCAACTACAATACACGTGCAAAAGCTGCAGAAGTAGCACTTGAAGGTGGAAAAGACAGGCTGATTCGTAAGCGTGAAACGTATGAGGATCAGGTACGTTTGGAGCTTGAGTATTTAGAAAAGTAA
- a CDS encoding transaldolase, translated as MVNRDIGFSLWLDFVERDFLKNDFSALIEKGIINGATSNPSIFASAITTSPAYKEQLASLSGKSPKEKYEALAIEDIRTAAQALRPLYDEGNDGYISIEVDPFLSNDTEGTVAEGKRLFEAIGEPNVMVKVPATEAGYDAMTQLLSTGISVNATLIFSPKQTQKALKAMKKGLDCFEKDGGLRAEAVISVFVSRFDRLLDADLEKEGLSVSKTGIYNAAKIYNLIEANHTPSVRTLFASTGVKGDDLPADYYMRELLAPHTVNTAPLATIEAFIAKKAPAPKFPLEESEVNGYFTKLADNGFDMDEVYSQLLKEGLEAFEKAFQEMLDSLK; from the coding sequence ATGGTTAATAGAGATATAGGGTTCTCATTATGGTTGGATTTTGTAGAAAGGGATTTTCTTAAAAATGATTTTTCTGCATTGATTGAAAAAGGTATCATTAATGGTGCTACGAGTAATCCGTCTATTTTTGCTTCTGCGATTACCACTTCTCCTGCCTATAAAGAGCAGCTGGCTTCTCTTTCAGGCAAAAGCCCCAAAGAGAAGTATGAGGCACTGGCTATCGAAGATATTCGTACAGCTGCACAGGCCTTAAGACCTTTATATGATGAAGGGAACGATGGGTATATCTCTATAGAGGTCGACCCTTTCCTTTCAAACGATACAGAAGGTACGGTTGCCGAAGGTAAAAGACTTTTTGAGGCTATCGGTGAGCCCAATGTGATGGTAAAAGTACCTGCCACAGAAGCAGGATATGATGCTATGACACAACTTCTAAGTACAGGTATCTCAGTCAATGCAACACTCATCTTCTCACCTAAACAGACGCAAAAAGCCTTGAAGGCGATGAAAAAAGGCTTAGATTGTTTTGAAAAAGATGGTGGGTTGAGAGCAGAGGCGGTGATCTCTGTCTTTGTAAGCCGTTTTGACAGATTACTGGATGCTGATCTGGAAAAAGAGGGACTCTCTGTTTCAAAAACCGGTATCTATAATGCGGCAAAAATCTATAATCTTATCGAAGCAAACCATACACCAAGTGTACGTACACTTTTTGCAAGTACAGGTGTTAAAGGTGATGACCTTCCAGCGGATTACTATATGAGAGAATTGCTTGCACCGCACACGGTCAATACTGCACCGCTTGCAACGATAGAAGCATTCATCGCTAAAAAAGCACCGGCACCTAAATTCCCGTTGGAAGAGAGTGAAGTCAACGGCTATTTCACAAAATTGGCTGATAACGGTTTTGATATGGATGAAGTGTATAGCCAACTCTTAAAAGAGGGACTTGAAGCATTTGAAAAAGCATTCCAAGAGATGCTTGACAGTTTAAAATAA